In Paenibacillus guangzhouensis, a single window of DNA contains:
- a CDS encoding DinB family protein, with product MKTLFEYNWQVRNDWFRWCEDVPLEELLKVRTGGVGGILHTLFHIIDVEWSWIRAMQGRPDFQESFDGYQSIARVRELESSFRPDVIEFVSEWNEQLEERIFQETRPDGRIETFTWGELTRHIIAHEIHHMGQLSVWAREIGKKPITANVFGRGLYDKAVVDKS from the coding sequence ATGAAAACATTATTCGAATACAACTGGCAGGTTCGGAACGACTGGTTCCGCTGGTGTGAAGACGTTCCTCTGGAGGAGCTGCTGAAGGTGCGTACTGGCGGTGTAGGCGGTATCTTACATACCCTCTTCCATATCATCGATGTCGAATGGAGTTGGATCCGCGCTATGCAAGGAAGACCGGATTTCCAAGAAAGCTTCGATGGCTATCAGAGCATTGCACGCGTACGTGAGCTGGAATCCTCATTCCGACCCGATGTGATTGAATTCGTAAGCGAATGGAACGAACAGTTGGAGGAACGAATCTTCCAAGAAACGCGTCCTGACGGACGGATCGAGACGTTTACATGGGGTGAACTCACCCGCCACATCATCGCACATGAGATCCATCATATGGGCCAACTCTCTGTATGGGCACGCGAAATCGGAAAAAAACCAATCACAGCAAACGTCTTTGGCCGTGGATTATACGATAAAGCTGTTGTCGATAAGTCATAA
- a CDS encoding GerAB/ArcD/ProY family transporter, which yields MDNIKISVRQFTILMILFTIGTAILIIPSTIAAVAKQDAWISALIGIGLGLLLMLIYAALGNQFPGLTLVEMNDRVLGKWIGCIVSLGFLYFTFITSSELLYFVGDFLATQIMPDTPLPSLNVMFAIILLMGVRLGLEAFARAAEILFPLFILLFLILVIFIVPEIDIKNAKPMLNAGAPSIIQASLMFTSVASIPTVTMLMIGPVSLNKPNKLRRSLILGTLIGGAFLFVIVILTVLVLGSDMTARQAFPSYVLAKRVNVGRFLQRIEAIVAVMWIVTIYFRMLIYYYASIVGLAQVLRIKDYRALTLPLGLIAVICSLLIHPNAAHSIQYDKEYWLPYASTFGVFLPLLLLVVALFRKKSAESNNDS from the coding sequence ATGGATAACATTAAGATTAGTGTAAGGCAGTTCACCATTTTAATGATTTTGTTCACCATTGGAACAGCGATTCTCATTATTCCATCGACCATTGCGGCCGTCGCCAAACAAGATGCATGGATATCTGCGTTGATCGGTATTGGCTTGGGGTTGTTGCTGATGTTGATCTATGCGGCATTAGGCAATCAGTTCCCCGGCCTAACCCTTGTGGAGATGAATGATCGTGTGCTGGGTAAATGGATCGGCTGTATCGTATCCCTTGGATTTCTTTATTTTACTTTCATCACGTCGAGTGAACTGTTATATTTCGTTGGCGATTTCTTAGCTACACAGATCATGCCAGATACGCCGCTACCCTCGCTCAATGTTATGTTTGCCATCATATTATTAATGGGTGTACGCCTTGGGCTCGAAGCATTTGCTCGGGCGGCGGAAATATTATTTCCGCTATTCATCTTGTTGTTCCTCATCTTGGTGATCTTCATCGTACCAGAGATCGATATCAAAAACGCAAAGCCAATGCTCAATGCCGGTGCGCCGTCCATTATTCAGGCAAGCCTCATGTTCACGAGTGTAGCGTCCATCCCGACGGTTACGATGCTCATGATCGGTCCTGTGTCGCTGAACAAACCGAATAAATTGCGTCGATCCCTCATCCTTGGAACGTTAATCGGCGGGGCCTTCTTGTTCGTTATCGTGATCTTGACGGTCTTGGTCTTAGGGTCTGATATGACCGCAAGACAAGCATTTCCCAGTTATGTCCTCGCGAAAAGGGTCAATGTAGGCCGCTTCCTGCAGCGGATCGAAGCCATTGTTGCTGTGATGTGGATCGTTACGATCTATTTCCGGATGTTGATCTATTATTATGCATCGATCGTAGGGCTCGCGCAGGTTCTCCGAATCAAAGATTACCGTGCACTGACGCTTCCGCTAGGACTAATAGCCGTCATATGCTCGCTGCTCATCCATCCGAACGCTGCACATTCGATTCAATACGATAAGGAATACTGGCTTCCCTACGCTTCAACGTTCGGTGTATTCCTTCCCTTATTACTGTTGGTGGTGGCTTTATTTCGTAAGAAATCAGCGGAGAGTAACAATGACTCCTAA
- a CDS encoding GTP cyclohydrolase II yields MTISKKITDVLKHKVRYIQDTNQSLYLAGPIKLPVNLHGETHIFQWYCWVPSDALPNTAPGEELPIEALVARLSQASLAEMQQSSVLVYGDFEHASDAVIRFHSICHTGDIFGSKRCDCGFQLRQSMQMIVKQGAGALFYLANHEGRGIGLFSKALAYLLQEEGHDTVEANLALEFSDDTRNYEEAILVLQSLRSKPVTLITNNPRKLQALQQSGANLSGRVPLWGDVSEYNERYLETKVVRSGHLRTGSE; encoded by the coding sequence ATGACCATATCCAAAAAAATCACAGATGTGTTGAAGCATAAAGTCCGTTATATACAAGATACCAATCAATCCCTCTACTTGGCTGGTCCCATTAAGCTGCCGGTAAATCTGCACGGAGAGACGCACATTTTCCAGTGGTATTGCTGGGTGCCTAGTGATGCACTGCCGAATACAGCACCAGGAGAAGAGCTGCCTATTGAAGCCCTAGTTGCTCGGTTATCGCAAGCTTCGCTTGCAGAGATGCAGCAATCCAGCGTCCTCGTCTATGGGGATTTCGAACACGCGAGCGATGCCGTCATCCGATTCCACAGCATTTGCCATACCGGCGATATCTTCGGAAGCAAGCGCTGTGATTGCGGCTTCCAGCTTCGTCAATCCATGCAAATGATTGTGAAGCAAGGTGCTGGAGCCCTGTTCTATCTCGCGAATCATGAAGGACGCGGCATTGGACTCTTCAGCAAGGCCCTTGCTTACCTGCTGCAAGAAGAAGGACACGATACCGTTGAAGCCAACCTGGCGCTCGAATTCTCCGATGACACCCGGAACTATGAAGAAGCGATTCTCGTGCTGCAATCCCTGCGTTCCAAACCGGTCACGCTCATTACGAACAACCCTAGGAAGCTGCAAGCCTTGCAACAATCCGGGGCGAACCTGTCCGGTCGTGTTCCACTCTGGGGAGATGTATCTGAATATAATGAGCGGTACTTAGAGACGAAGGTCGTGCGATCCGGCCATCTGCGGACGGGATCCGAATAA
- a CDS encoding TetR/AcrR family transcriptional regulator, with protein sequence MQYLKDDVKNNILSAALSEFLGHGYKNASMRQIANTAGITPGNIYRYFKSKEDLLDELLQPTYEQFLQYLAEIRINIERTCSKDNTNPFSYLNMIQSTLLELIKESSSEFRIMLNLSAGSKYEHVKQDLIEFVIQILEQFFLAAPDLSGPVLAEMKVTVRMISTTLVEGMCMILRDHEDGATVRRLANELLHLYSAGICERLSQ encoded by the coding sequence ATGCAGTATTTAAAAGACGACGTCAAAAATAACATATTAAGCGCAGCCTTGTCCGAGTTTCTGGGTCATGGTTATAAGAATGCGTCCATGCGCCAGATTGCGAATACGGCAGGTATTACGCCGGGGAACATTTATCGTTATTTCAAGAGCAAGGAAGACCTCTTAGATGAGCTGCTGCAGCCAACATATGAGCAGTTCCTGCAATACCTTGCCGAGATTCGGATCAATATTGAGCGGACTTGTTCCAAGGACAACACGAATCCGTTCAGTTATCTGAATATGATTCAGAGTACGCTGCTCGAGCTGATCAAGGAGTCTAGCAGCGAGTTTCGCATTATGCTGAATTTAAGCGCAGGATCGAAGTATGAGCATGTGAAGCAGGATCTAATCGAATTCGTCATCCAGATTCTCGAGCAGTTCTTCTTAGCTGCACCTGACTTGTCAGGCCCAGTACTCGCGGAGATGAAGGTGACGGTACGCATGATATCCACGACACTCGTGGAAGGGATGTGTATGATTTTGCGCGATCATGAAGACGGGGCTACGGTTCGTCGGCTCGCGAATGAATTGCTGCATCTTTACTCGGCTGGGATATGCGAGAGACTCAGCCAGTAA
- a CDS encoding Ger(x)C family spore germination protein — protein MHRKIMLILISLLVLTSLSGCWSRRELNDLAIVLALGVDKIGDQFEVSVQVVGPREVSAKGGGGQSSPVVTYHAVGETVIEAIRRMSTITARKTYYSHIRMLILGEKLAKEGIKDALDIMSRDHEFRTDFFVAVAKGTTARNILGFFTPLELVPANKLYNSLETSQKNWAPTLQVHLDELIDSLTSTGTNPTLTGIRIQGDAQMGRLKENSRRIDPPALLEFSGIGVFNKDKLIGWLNESESIGLNYIMDHVKSTINVIRCPQGGKIANEVINSHTKVSGHVVNGEPQIRVKIELEQNVADVGCKLDLTKQQTMHELNQRTSKNVLDRVQKVIRTAQDTYNIDFLGFGDTIRRDQPQLWKKYEQRWDSYFKRLKVTVNVKVKTRRLGTVSNSFLQEMKE, from the coding sequence ATGCATCGAAAAATAATGTTGATCTTGATATCCCTCCTCGTTCTGACATCTTTGTCAGGGTGTTGGAGCCGAAGAGAGCTGAATGATCTAGCGATTGTACTGGCACTTGGTGTCGACAAGATCGGGGATCAGTTTGAGGTGTCCGTACAGGTTGTGGGCCCTAGGGAAGTATCAGCCAAGGGAGGGGGAGGGCAGAGCTCCCCGGTGGTTACCTATCATGCCGTAGGGGAGACTGTCATTGAAGCGATACGGCGGATGTCGACCATTACCGCGCGAAAAACCTACTACTCCCATATCCGCATGCTTATTTTGGGCGAGAAGTTGGCGAAGGAAGGCATAAAGGACGCTCTGGATATTATGTCGAGAGACCATGAGTTTCGGACCGATTTCTTTGTAGCTGTTGCCAAAGGCACGACCGCGAGAAATATCTTAGGCTTCTTTACCCCTCTCGAACTGGTTCCGGCGAATAAGTTATATAATTCACTGGAGACCTCGCAGAAGAACTGGGCGCCGACCTTGCAAGTGCATCTTGACGAGCTTATTGATTCGCTGACCAGTACAGGGACTAACCCGACACTAACAGGGATTCGCATTCAAGGCGACGCTCAGATGGGCAGACTGAAGGAGAATTCGAGGCGAATCGATCCCCCAGCATTATTGGAATTCTCTGGCATTGGTGTATTCAACAAAGATAAGTTGATCGGTTGGCTCAATGAGTCGGAAAGTATTGGGCTCAACTATATCATGGATCACGTGAAGAGTACCATCAATGTGATTCGTTGTCCCCAAGGGGGGAAGATTGCTAACGAAGTTATCAATTCTCATACCAAAGTGTCGGGCCATGTCGTGAATGGGGAACCACAAATTCGGGTCAAAATCGAATTGGAACAGAATGTGGCTGACGTTGGATGCAAGCTAGACCTGACGAAGCAGCAGACCATGCATGAGTTGAATCAACGAACCAGTAAGAATGTGTTGGATCGTGTTCAAAAAGTGATTCGCACTGCACAAGATACATACAACATCGATTTTCTCGGTTTTGGCGATACGATACGACGCGATCAACCACAGCTGTGGAAGAAATATGAGCAGCGTTGGGATAGTTATTTTAAGCGATTGAAGGTTACCGTGAATGTTAAAGTCAAGACACGCCGCCTCGGAACGGTGTCGAATTCATTCTTGCAAGAGATGAAGGAGTAG
- a CDS encoding helix-turn-helix domain-containing protein, which yields MSRQRSMESILKSEYVSIGELVRLTDTRYSTLKHYTEEGMLPFEQQEENLTRRYRREETVARIELIKKLRSEGRSVPEVKELLSWK from the coding sequence ATGTCCAGACAACGTTCTATGGAGTCAATATTGAAATCGGAGTACGTATCCATAGGAGAATTAGTGCGGCTGACCGATACACGCTATAGCACGCTCAAACATTATACAGAAGAAGGCATGCTGCCTTTTGAACAACAAGAGGAGAATTTGACACGCAGGTATCGAAGGGAAGAAACGGTTGCACGGATTGAGCTCATTAAAAAGTTGAGGTCAGAGGGAAGATCGGTTCCTGAGGTCAAAGAGCTGCTGTCATGGAAATAA
- a CDS encoding spore germination protein: protein MRLTKRFRSNATNPIKASIVKRNVLHKSLAANIQRMKHDLGNSTDVVIREIRIGKDGNQMAGLVYTDGLADTKLISDFIMESVMLDMKAIQIRSTPQSRPNPVQILKDYAITVGEISSLTQYKDLYQSVLSGSTVIMLDGYEEAISIGTHGWQERGVTEPSAESVVRGPREAFSENLRTNTALIRRKIRDPKLWLETRLIGRVTHTEVSFMYIQGIANDKVVQEVRERLDRIDIDGILESGYIEELIQDEAYTPFPTVYNTERPDVVAAELLEGKIAILIDGTPFVLIVPALFVSFLNSAEDYYHRADISSLVRMLRYVGFFIALLGPSLYVAITTFHQEMLPTQLLIGLAAQREGVPFPAFLEAVMMEIAFEILREAGLRMPRTIGPAVSIVGTLVIGQAAVEAGIVSAAMVIVVSTTAIASFVFPSYSMANSVRMLRFPLMALAASFGLFGVIVGIFAIVLHLCSLRTFGVPYMSPFAPFNIQGQEDAVFRMPQWMMRTRPGLIARKNIKRSNNRRPQKPKPKG, encoded by the coding sequence ATGCGCCTAACCAAGCGATTCCGATCGAACGCCACCAATCCCATCAAGGCATCGATCGTCAAACGAAATGTGCTGCACAAGAGTCTCGCAGCGAATATACAAAGAATGAAGCATGATCTGGGGAACAGCACGGATGTTGTCATCCGCGAGATTCGTATTGGTAAAGATGGTAATCAAATGGCAGGGCTCGTCTATACTGATGGCTTGGCTGACACCAAACTCATTTCCGATTTTATTATGGAATCCGTCATGCTGGATATGAAGGCGATTCAAATCCGGTCCACCCCTCAATCGCGCCCGAATCCAGTTCAGATACTGAAGGATTATGCGATAACGGTTGGTGAGATCAGCAGCCTGACTCAATATAAGGATCTATATCAGAGTGTACTGTCGGGAAGCACCGTGATCATGCTCGATGGCTATGAGGAAGCGATCTCGATCGGTACACATGGATGGCAGGAGCGGGGCGTGACAGAGCCGAGCGCAGAGTCGGTTGTCCGAGGTCCGCGGGAAGCCTTCTCGGAGAACCTGCGCACCAATACGGCCTTAATCCGTCGTAAGATTAGAGACCCGAAGCTATGGCTTGAGACGAGGCTGATCGGGCGGGTTACCCATACGGAAGTATCGTTTATGTATATTCAGGGGATTGCGAACGACAAGGTTGTTCAGGAAGTGCGGGAGCGGCTGGATCGGATTGATATTGACGGAATTCTGGAGAGCGGATATATCGAGGAATTGATCCAAGATGAGGCATACACGCCTTTTCCAACGGTCTATAACACAGAACGGCCCGACGTCGTTGCAGCTGAGTTGCTGGAGGGTAAGATTGCGATCCTCATAGATGGGACACCATTTGTACTGATTGTTCCGGCGTTGTTCGTCTCATTCCTGAATTCAGCAGAGGATTATTATCATCGTGCGGATATTAGCAGTCTTGTTCGAATGCTTCGATATGTTGGATTTTTCATCGCATTACTGGGCCCATCGCTGTATGTAGCCATTACAACCTTCCATCAGGAAATGCTGCCAACACAGTTGCTGATTGGCCTTGCAGCCCAGCGTGAAGGGGTACCTTTTCCAGCGTTCTTGGAGGCAGTTATGATGGAGATAGCCTTCGAAATTTTGCGGGAGGCAGGACTGCGGATGCCGAGAACGATAGGGCCGGCCGTGTCCATCGTTGGGACGCTGGTCATAGGGCAAGCGGCGGTAGAAGCGGGAATTGTATCGGCGGCGATGGTCATTGTGGTATCGACGACAGCGATTGCGAGCTTCGTTTTCCCGTCCTACAGCATGGCCAACTCGGTACGGATGCTTCGATTCCCGTTAATGGCGCTTGCTGCTTCCTTTGGATTATTCGGTGTCATCGTGGGGATTTTTGCGATTGTACTGCATCTGTGCAGCTTGCGTACCTTTGGCGTGCCGTATATGAGTCCATTTGCGCCATTCAACATTCAAGGGCAGGAAGATGCGGTGTTCCGGATGCCGCAATGGATGATGCGGACGAGACCTGGGTTAATTGCTAGGAAGAACATCAAGCGTTCAAATAACCGCAGACCCCAGAAACCAAAGCCCAAAGGTTAA
- a CDS encoding MFS transporter, with protein MQKAQRADRSDRLTGQSWLLLAVNALFVIASSLSGTFLGVYLWKASHDFATIGWFTLLTHVCMALTFWVAGYFVKQGYTLICFRIGIGLSASFYAIVLLLGTSAVHYIWLLGLVQGLATGLFWLVFNVIYFEVTEPETRDRFNGWMGIFGAVAGMVAPWCSGLLISHMNAERGYRVVFMISLGTFIAGAVVSFWLRQRQTEGSYEWGLPVRILRSKGTPWRSILGALAAQGFRESVFGVMIGLLVYIQTGSEMKLGNFTLITSAIAFVSFYLAGKWIKPTWRSPAMLLGTIALIVVILPFFFGMSYMTMLIFGIGTSLFIPFYTVPMTSAVFDLIGQHEESVRQREEYIVLRELALNVGRIVSMLLFIVTVSVSQAPLVLNILLLVVGSAPFVCWLCMRGYLRSMAVKPQEKRPQRV; from the coding sequence ATGCAGAAGGCGCAGCGGGCAGATAGGTCGGACCGGCTGACAGGCCAGTCATGGCTGCTGCTCGCGGTGAACGCATTGTTCGTGATTGCGAGCAGTCTCTCCGGAACCTTCCTTGGTGTATACCTGTGGAAAGCAAGTCATGACTTTGCCACGATCGGTTGGTTTACACTTCTGACGCATGTATGTATGGCGTTGACGTTCTGGGTTGCAGGATATTTTGTGAAGCAAGGTTATACGTTGATATGTTTTCGAATCGGGATTGGTCTTTCTGCGAGCTTCTATGCGATTGTCTTGCTGCTCGGGACGTCTGCTGTTCACTATATTTGGTTGTTAGGTCTCGTCCAGGGTCTCGCGACAGGGCTGTTCTGGCTTGTGTTCAATGTGATTTATTTTGAAGTGACCGAACCGGAGACGCGGGATCGATTCAATGGATGGATGGGGATTTTCGGCGCGGTGGCAGGAATGGTTGCGCCTTGGTGTTCGGGACTTCTGATCTCGCATATGAATGCGGAGCGCGGTTATCGTGTGGTGTTCATGATTTCGCTCGGAACGTTTATTGCCGGCGCTGTCGTCAGCTTCTGGCTGCGTCAGCGCCAGACGGAGGGAAGTTATGAATGGGGACTGCCTGTCCGAATTTTGAGGTCCAAGGGAACACCATGGCGGTCGATTCTTGGGGCACTCGCGGCGCAAGGGTTCCGCGAATCGGTATTCGGGGTGATGATTGGACTGCTCGTCTATATTCAGACTGGCAGCGAGATGAAGCTCGGTAACTTCACATTGATTACGTCGGCCATTGCATTTGTCAGCTTCTATCTCGCGGGCAAATGGATTAAGCCTACTTGGCGCAGCCCGGCGATGCTCCTCGGGACCATAGCGCTAATCGTGGTGATCTTACCGTTCTTCTTCGGGATGAGCTATATGACGATGTTGATCTTCGGGATTGGAACCTCACTGTTCATTCCATTCTATACCGTTCCGATGACCTCGGCGGTCTTCGATCTGATTGGGCAGCATGAGGAGAGTGTTCGGCAGCGGGAGGAATATATCGTTCTGCGCGAGTTAGCACTGAATGTGGGCCGGATTGTGAGTATGCTCTTGTTCATTGTGACCGTATCCGTCAGTCAAGCTCCGCTCGTTCTGAACATACTGCTTCTCGTGGTTGGCAGCGCGCCATTCGTATGCTGGCTGTGCATGCGGGGGTATCTTCGCTCTATGGCGGTGAAGCCGCAAGAGAAGCGGCCGCAAAGGGTGTAA
- a CDS encoding MMPL family transporter, producing the protein MMNKIIKWRWGILAAWLVVTALLVAFQPDVNAILRQRGQDPLTDDSPSKVAGALLKEMSGGGTSRSNIIVFHTDQKMTDTEMKQVEKGVADLTSKKSELGLANILDPFSMPDAKSSLISENETTLMVSFELDRKGREISDIKDEFGQVLKGMDVPYYLTGEDFIQEDYIKASEAGVEKSAVLTVAFILIVLIVMFRSVLIPFISLLLVGVSYLVSMGIAAQVIDKLNFPVTSITQMLLIMILFGIGTDYNILLFNRFREELAHGRSIDEAIVVSYQTAGKTIFYSILTVFIAFAGLSFSNFGIYKSANVVAIGTAVLVLEIMTLTPFFMKMLGTKLFWPSKNKDGHKESKFWAKLTGLSVRHPIITTVIILVLMIPVILTSGQKLSFDQLKELGNGYPSTKGFSIVAENFSRGQALPTTVVVKSDKALDNNDNLAVIDRLTDKIKGIDGVKKVASVTQPQSEPIEQFYISSQTETVAEGITATKDGVDKIQDGIHQMNEKLVSPDFSDVTKLASGTGEIYNGYNQITGAMNQVAAGIDQGANGADQLKQGITKLKTGMKSVSSSTAELSQGISQLQQGYGSLADGYSQLEAKLPGIQQGLAGMNGLIGGLGAKYSQLGEDQDYAKLKQTGASLESGVAQMIGGMQELNKNYGQLNTSFAKASAGLQQVAAAQKQMTAGMEELESGASALASGLHKGAAGNRQITANMKKLNDGLAKIQDGQKKLGVGLTSLSDGMAQLKDGLGKSGNGLGDISEGLGKTGDFMTELNSAKTFFIPREALTSEDFGKAVDNFMSKDRKITKLLVVLDNDPYSQAALGTVEKINDTIASTLKGTTLANAQFGAAGPSSSTYDVNNAQVESFNSTAIIVIVGVFLVLLLVIRQFWPAIYIILSLVASYYVAMAASNFMTDYILKADGVSSFVPFFSFIIIVAVGVDYSIFLMMRYKEYGSMAPREAIVHAAKNIGGVVISAMVILGGTFATLMPSGLVLLIELATAVIVGLLVLCFILLPMLLPALLVLPDAFKRKGVREKEQVYRNSFES; encoded by the coding sequence ATGATGAACAAAATCATTAAATGGCGCTGGGGGATCCTGGCGGCATGGCTTGTTGTGACGGCGCTGCTCGTCGCGTTTCAGCCAGATGTCAATGCGATTCTGCGGCAGAGAGGTCAAGACCCGTTGACCGATGACAGTCCATCGAAAGTAGCAGGTGCCCTGCTCAAAGAGATGAGCGGCGGCGGTACCTCGCGGAGCAATATTATCGTCTTCCATACGGATCAGAAGATGACCGATACGGAGATGAAACAGGTTGAGAAAGGCGTTGCTGATCTCACGTCGAAGAAGTCTGAGCTTGGTCTTGCGAATATTCTAGATCCATTCTCAATGCCAGACGCGAAGTCATCTTTGATCTCCGAGAACGAGACGACGCTGATGGTGAGCTTCGAATTGGATCGTAAAGGGCGGGAGATTTCGGACATTAAGGACGAATTCGGCCAAGTGCTGAAAGGGATGGACGTTCCTTACTATTTGACGGGTGAGGATTTCATCCAAGAGGACTACATTAAGGCGTCGGAAGCTGGGGTAGAGAAGAGTGCCGTTCTCACGGTGGCCTTCATTCTGATCGTCTTGATCGTGATGTTCCGGTCGGTGTTAATTCCTTTTATTTCACTCCTGCTCGTGGGCGTCTCCTACTTAGTCTCCATGGGGATTGCAGCGCAAGTGATTGATAAATTGAACTTCCCGGTGACGAGTATTACGCAGATGCTGCTGATCATGATCTTGTTCGGGATCGGTACAGACTATAATATTCTACTGTTCAACCGGTTCAGAGAAGAGCTGGCCCATGGACGCTCGATCGACGAAGCGATTGTCGTCTCCTACCAGACGGCAGGGAAGACCATCTTCTACAGTATTCTAACGGTATTCATCGCATTTGCCGGGCTCAGCTTCTCGAACTTCGGGATCTATAAGTCGGCGAATGTGGTCGCGATCGGAACAGCAGTATTGGTGCTTGAGATCATGACATTGACACCGTTCTTTATGAAAATGCTCGGGACGAAGCTATTCTGGCCTTCGAAGAATAAGGATGGGCACAAAGAAAGCAAGTTCTGGGCGAAGCTCACGGGTCTGTCGGTCCGTCATCCGATCATTACGACCGTGATCATTCTTGTGCTTATGATTCCAGTGATCTTGACGAGCGGGCAGAAGTTATCCTTCGACCAACTGAAGGAACTCGGGAACGGGTACCCTTCAACGAAAGGGTTTAGTATCGTAGCGGAGAATTTCAGCCGGGGTCAGGCGCTGCCGACAACCGTTGTCGTAAAGAGTGATAAGGCATTAGATAATAATGACAACCTTGCCGTCATCGATAGACTAACCGATAAAATCAAAGGGATTGACGGTGTAAAGAAAGTCGCGAGCGTGACGCAGCCGCAATCCGAACCGATTGAGCAATTCTATATCAGTTCGCAGACGGAGACCGTAGCGGAAGGAATAACGGCAACCAAGGATGGCGTTGACAAGATTCAAGACGGAATTCATCAAATGAATGAAAAGCTGGTGAGCCCTGACTTCTCCGATGTCACGAAGTTGGCATCGGGAACAGGTGAGATATATAACGGCTACAACCAGATCACTGGGGCGATGAACCAAGTGGCTGCTGGGATTGATCAAGGTGCGAATGGTGCGGATCAGTTGAAGCAGGGAATCACGAAGTTGAAGACCGGGATGAAATCTGTCTCGAGTTCAACAGCTGAGCTCAGCCAAGGCATCTCACAATTGCAACAAGGATATGGCTCACTGGCTGACGGCTATTCACAGCTTGAAGCGAAGCTTCCTGGCATTCAGCAAGGATTGGCTGGGATGAACGGATTAATCGGTGGGCTGGGTGCGAAGTACAGTCAGTTAGGCGAAGATCAAGATTATGCGAAGTTGAAGCAGACCGGTGCGTCGCTCGAATCTGGCGTTGCTCAGATGATCGGCGGTATGCAAGAGCTGAACAAGAACTATGGGCAGCTCAATACTTCCTTTGCCAAGGCTTCTGCAGGGCTCCAGCAAGTAGCTGCAGCACAAAAGCAGATGACGGCGGGCATGGAGGAGCTTGAATCGGGGGCATCAGCACTCGCGAGCGGCTTGCATAAGGGAGCTGCGGGAAATCGTCAGATTACAGCGAATATGAAGAAGCTGAATGATGGGCTTGCAAAAATCCAAGATGGACAGAAGAAGCTGGGGGTAGGCCTTACAAGTTTATCGGACGGCATGGCGCAATTGAAAGATGGTCTTGGCAAGAGCGGCAACGGTCTTGGCGACATCTCGGAAGGACTTGGCAAGACAGGCGACTTCATGACAGAGTTGAACAGTGCGAAGACGTTCTTCATTCCTCGCGAGGCGCTTACGAGTGAAGATTTCGGCAAAGCCGTGGATAACTTCATGTCGAAGGACCGCAAGATTACGAAATTGCTCGTTGTGCTGGATAACGATCCATACTCTCAAGCAGCGCTTGGAACTGTGGAAAAAATCAATGACACGATTGCGAGTACGTTGAAAGGAACCACGCTTGCGAATGCTCAGTTCGGTGCGGCAGGACCTAGCTCCTCGACGTATGATGTGAACAATGCGCAGGTGGAATCCTTTAATAGTACAGCGATCATCGTTATCGTTGGGGTGTTCCTCGTCTTGCTGCTGGTGATTCGTCAATTCTGGCCAGCGATCTATATTATACTGTCGCTTGTTGCATCCTATTATGTTGCAATGGCGGCATCGAATTTCATGACCGATTATATTCTGAAGGCGGATGGCGTATCATCGTTCGTGCCGTTCTTCTCCTTCATTATTATCGTCGCCGTAGGTGTCGATTACAGTATCTTCTTAATGATGCGGTACAAGGAATATGGCTCCATGGCGCCAAGAGAGGCTATCGTGCACGCGGCCAAAAATATCGGCGGCGTGGTCATCTCCGCGATGGTGATCTTAGGCGGTACCTTTGCAACGTTGATGCCATCCGGACTTGTCCTGCTCATTGAGCTGGCAACAGCGGTTATCGTAGGACTTCTTGTGCTATGCTTCATCCTGCTGCCAATGCTGCTGCCTGCCCTACTCGTTCTTCCAGATGCGTTCAAACGCAAAGGGGTGCGGGAGAAGGAGCAAGTGTATCGGAACTCGTTCGAATCCTAA
- a CDS encoding VOC family protein codes for MNIAPYINLDGQCADAVAFYEKALQAKVKGIMRFGDMPNEDHPIPEDAKNRVMHAAIEIDGNTIMFSDTFPGQPFSYGDQLSIAIVSNDIERLKSIYHALADGGQVIMELQKTFWSPLYAMVKDKFGIQWQLNGEECKE; via the coding sequence ATGAATATTGCACCTTATATCAATCTGGATGGTCAATGTGCGGATGCCGTTGCATTCTACGAGAAGGCACTGCAAGCGAAAGTCAAAGGAATTATGCGTTTTGGCGATATGCCAAACGAAGATCATCCGATCCCTGAAGATGCTAAAAATCGTGTCATGCATGCTGCGATCGAGATTGACGGCAATACGATTATGTTCTCGGATACGTTCCCGGGACAGCCATTCTCTTATGGAGATCAGCTGAGTATAGCGATCGTATCGAATGATATAGAACGTCTGAAGTCGATCTATCATGCGCTCGCAGATGGGGGACAGGTGATCATGGAGCTGCAGAAGACGTTCTGGAGCCCGTTGTATGCCATGGTAAAGGACAAATTCGGCATCCAGTGGCAGCTTAACGGCGAAGAGTGTAAAGAATAG